A window of Lusitaniella coriacea LEGE 07157 contains these coding sequences:
- a CDS encoding DUF4241 domain-containing protein, which yields MKIKDFSKAFKSGQKFDSKLGNMILNPYHIGDLLLISGELVACDPLVFPDTDPFFAKLPPNRYPVILSIAYNYNTGQYTNAFAMLHVSANPPVGWALVTKAGEEIHLLPDDRVFGYGVDSGIGCFMDKVAARAIVDSIWNTETYEDSLLYQIEESLEKNTNFICTVMNSVLDRYTEVNIIAFTSGIGDGFYPSYFGYDIENNIVNVVTPFLSGKFL from the coding sequence ATGAAAATCAAGGATTTTTCAAAAGCTTTTAAATCAGGTCAAAAATTCGATTCAAAACTCGGAAACATGATTTTAAATCCTTATCATATTGGAGACTTGCTTTTGATTTCTGGAGAATTGGTTGCGTGCGATCCATTGGTTTTTCCAGACACAGATCCTTTTTTTGCTAAATTACCACCCAATCGATATCCAGTTATTCTAAGTATTGCATATAATTACAATACAGGACAATATACAAATGCTTTTGCCATGCTTCATGTCAGTGCAAATCCTCCTGTGGGATGGGCATTAGTAACTAAAGCGGGTGAAGAGATCCATCTACTTCCTGACGATAGAGTTTTTGGTTATGGAGTTGATTCGGGGATCGGTTGTTTTATGGACAAAGTTGCGGCTAGAGCAATCGTTGATTCGATCTGGAACACTGAAACTTATGAAGATAGTTTGCTCTATCAAATAGAAGAATCATTAGAAAAAAATACGAATTTTATCTGTACTGTGATGAATTCAGTTTTAGATCGCTACACAGAAGTCAATATTATCGCGTTTACTTCTGGAATAGGTGATGGTTTTTACCCTTCCTACTTTGGATATGACATAGAAAATAATATTGTTAATGTTGTTACTCCATTTTTGTCTGGAAAGTTTCTGTAG
- a CDS encoding GuaB3 family IMP dehydrogenase-related protein, with translation MDIQIGRGKTARRAYGFDEIALAPGQRTLDPDLAETRWQIGGIERKIPIIASAMDGVVDVQMAALLSELGAMGVLNLEGIQTRYANPQPILDRIISVGKTEFVGLMQELYAEPIKPELIQQRIAEIKNKGGIAAVSLTPAGAVKFGKVVAEAGADLLFIQATVVSTAHLSPESVTPLDLAQFCQEMPMPVALGNCVTYDVALNLMKAGAAAVMVGIGPGAACTSRGVLGVGVPQATAVADCAAARDDFERETGTYVPVIADGGIVTGGDICKCIACGADAVMIGSPIARAEEAPGSEYHWGMATPSPVLPRGTRINVGITGTLKEILVGPAKLDDGTHNLLGALKTSMGTLGAKDIKEMQQVEVVIAPSLLTEGKVYQKAQQLGMGK, from the coding sequence GTGGATATTCAAATTGGTCGCGGAAAAACCGCACGGCGAGCTTACGGATTTGATGAAATTGCCCTGGCACCGGGACAGCGAACCCTAGACCCGGACTTGGCAGAAACGCGCTGGCAAATCGGCGGAATTGAGAGAAAAATTCCAATTATTGCCAGTGCAATGGATGGTGTGGTTGACGTGCAAATGGCAGCATTGCTCTCTGAATTGGGGGCAATGGGCGTACTCAATCTAGAGGGCATTCAAACGCGCTATGCCAATCCGCAACCGATTTTAGACCGCATTATCTCCGTGGGAAAAACCGAGTTTGTGGGCTTAATGCAAGAACTTTATGCCGAACCCATCAAACCGGAACTCATTCAACAGCGTATTGCGGAAATCAAAAACAAAGGCGGGATTGCAGCAGTAAGTCTAACTCCTGCGGGTGCGGTGAAATTCGGCAAGGTTGTAGCAGAAGCAGGAGCAGATTTGCTCTTTATTCAAGCAACCGTCGTCTCTACCGCGCACCTTTCCCCGGAATCGGTCACTCCCTTGGATTTAGCGCAATTTTGCCAGGAAATGCCCATGCCTGTCGCCTTGGGAAATTGCGTCACCTACGACGTTGCCCTCAATCTAATGAAAGCGGGTGCAGCAGCAGTGATGGTGGGGATTGGGCCCGGTGCGGCTTGTACCTCTCGCGGAGTTTTGGGGGTTGGCGTACCCCAAGCCACTGCCGTTGCCGATTGCGCTGCCGCGCGGGATGATTTTGAGCGAGAAACCGGAACGTATGTTCCCGTGATTGCTGATGGGGGAATTGTCACCGGAGGCGATATTTGCAAATGCATTGCTTGCGGTGCGGATGCGGTGATGATCGGTTCCCCCATTGCTCGTGCTGAAGAAGCTCCGGGCAGCGAGTACCATTGGGGCATGGCAACCCCAAGTCCCGTTCTCCCGCGCGGCACGCGCATTAATGTGGGCATTACGGGAACGCTCAAGGAAATTCTTGTTGGTCCTGCGAAATTGGATGACGGAACCCATAACCTTCTCGGCGCGCTGAAAACCAGTATGGGAACTCTAGGCGCAAAGGATATTAAGGAGATGCAGCAGGTGGAGGTGGTGATCGCACCATCGCTACTCACGGAAGGGAAGGTTTACCAAAAAGCTCAACAATTGGGTATGGGTAAATAA